The Lycium barbarum isolate Lr01 chromosome 9, ASM1917538v2, whole genome shotgun sequence genome has a segment encoding these proteins:
- the LOC132610790 gene encoding uncharacterized protein LOC132610790 has translation MGCFLGCFGGDKDKKRRKNRKKVIPRDQKHVCQEPQRSIISTEQSITEEPSGNLVAEARDKPEEQLSLSARKKVTFDSKVTTYEPVVSVYESTDSLPETKKFGEDERDEGESIAKSSQSNSSSEEGSIISSVGSYPPNHRYQNCRDSDDEAEEFGDSDLDEESGLDDDNDEDYADSDYEDEFVGHKVNEQEVDSPTLMFEKETRKGETKRYVRDRSAYIHPVLNPVENLTQWKTIKSKAAEPLKLQPQKENLAAEVEGPRASFSLEPTFKQSSSSFKTKPKDQDIGVDASLSNWLVTPEKSMSQGSNKSVMSFEDRPILGALTVEELKQHSATSSPRKSPCRSPDEMPIIGTVGTYWNPLGSANDSGSASSFKGIPNSTSKYREDKRVNWHSTPFEARLDRALKQGAA, from the exons ATGGGTTGTTTTCTTGGGTGTTTTGGTGGTGATAAAGACAAGAAACGTCGCAAAAACAGGAAAAAAGTCATCCCTCGAGACCAA AAACATGTTTGTCAGGAGCCTCAGAGAAGCATCATCTCTACGGAACAAAGTATCACAGAGGAACCCTCTGGGAACTTGGTTGCGGAAGCGCG TGATAAGCCTGAGGAGCAACTAAGCTTGAGTGCTAGGAAAAAAGTTACCTTTGATTCAAAGGTCACTACATATGAACCTGTTGTCTCAGTCTATGAAAGTACAGATTCTTTACCTGAAACCAAGAAATTTGGTGAAGACGAAAGGGATGAGGGGGAATCCATTGCTAAATCAAGCCAGTCCAACTCTTCTTCTGAAGAGGGTTCTATCATATCTAGTGTTGGATCATATCCTCCAAACCACAGGTATCAGAACTGCAGAGACAGTGATGATGAAGCTGAGGAATTTGGTGACAGTGACTTGGATGAAGAATCTGGTCtggacgatgataatgatgaagacTATGCGGATTCTGATTATGAAGATGAATTTGTAGGTCATAAAGTGAATGAACAGGAAGTGGATAGTCCTACTTTGATGTTCGAGAAGGAAACGAGAAAGGGTGAAACAAAAAGATATGTGAGAGATAGGAGTGCTTATATACATCCTGTGTTGAATCCTGTAGAGAACCTAACTCAGTGGAAAACTATTAAATCAAAAGCAGCAGAACCCTTGAAGCTGCAGCCACAGAAGGAAAATCTTGCCGCAGAAGTTGAAGGACCACGTGCTTCGTTCAGTTTAGAACCGACATTTAAGCAATCATCGTCGAGTTTCAAGACAAAGCCTAAGGATCAAGACATTGGGGTTGATGCTAGtctctccaattggttggttacACCAGAAAAGAGCATGTCACAAGGTTCTAATAAATCTGTGATGAGCTTTGAAGACAGACCAATTTTAGGTGCCTTGACAGTTGAGGAACTGAAACAGCACTCAGCAACTTCCTCCCCGAGGAAATCACCCTGTCGGAGTCCTGATGAGATGCCTATTATAGGAACTGTTGGTACCTACTGGAATCCCTTAGGATCTGCAAATGATTCCGGATCAGCTTCTTCTTTTAAAGGCATACCAAACTCCACCAGCAAGTACAGAGAG GATAAGAGAGTTAATTGGCACTCTACTCCATTTGAGGCAAGATTGGACCGAGCTTTGAAACAAGGTGCCGCATAA
- the LOC132610549 gene encoding heterogeneous nuclear ribonucleoprotein 1-like: MDTDEGKLFVGGLGWDMKEDKLRGYFSHYGELTHAIIMRDRVTGLSRGFGFVVFSDPSVIDVILKEKHVIDGRQVEAKKALPRQQQQSLRSRLPHASEDRRPEGNTRTRKIFVGGLPSSLTEEEFCQYFQSYGNVTDKVIMFDPNTGLPRGFGFITFDSEDAADKVLHKNFHELKNKLVEVKRALPKEANPAGKAYPSYGSSDPIRFPQPAFCGYTPYNSYGALNYGYGYDPYTWYGGLYMNPSLAGIGYATRNQWGSQNLGYGDFYNLNASYGASNRWGASANRGAVLASTSTSQGQNGNQGNGYCSYTENEGPFTDSDGNETGDRHTGNTPNSSSGETPTQAGQHEANGHNTETISDNSNGSPGVPDAAWVSDK, encoded by the exons ATGGATACAGATGAAGGGAAACTATTTGTTGGAGGATTAGGATGGGACATGAAGGAAGACAAACTAAGAGGTTATTTTAGCCATTATGGAGAACTTACACATGCAATAATCATGCGTGATAGAGTCACTGGATTATCTAGAGGATTTGGCTTTGTTGTTTTCTCTGATCCTTCTGTTATTGATGTTATTCTAAAAGAGAAACATGTCATTGATGGTCGTCAG GTGGAAGCTAAGAAGGCTTTACCAAGACAACAACAGCAGAGCTTGAGATCGCGACTTCCTCATGCCAGTGAAGATAGAAGACCAGAAGGGAATACCAGAACTAGAAAAATATTTGTTGGCGGGCTACCTTCGTCCCTTACTGAAGAAGAGTTTTGCCAGTACTTCCAAAGTTATGGTAATGTGACAGATAAAGTAATAATGTTTGACCCAAACACTGGTCTCCCTCGAGGATTTGGTTTCATCACCTTTGACTCAGAAGATGCTGCTGATAAAGTTCTTCATAAAAACTTTCATGAACTGAAAAATAAGCTAGTGGAGGTAAAACGTGCCCTGCCTAAAGAAGCAAATCCTGCAGGCAAAGCTTACCCGAGTTATGGTTCTTCTGATCCCATTAGGTTTCCGCAGCCTGCTTTTTGTGGTTACACTCCCTATAACAGCTACGGAGCTCTGAATTATGGTTATGGCTACGATCCTTATACTTGGTACGGTGGATTATATATGAATCCATCTTTGGCCGGCATTGGTTATGCCACAAGAAACCAGTGGGGCAGCCAGAATCTTGGGTATGGGGATTTCTATAATTTAAATGCAAGTTATGGGGCTTCTAATCGGTGGGGTGCTTCAGCCAATCGTGGTGCTGTTTTGGCATCAACTAGTACATCTCAGGGTCAAAATGGGAATCAAGGAAATGGTTACTGCAGCTACACAGAAAATGAAGGCCCTTTCACTGATTCTGATGGTAACGAGACTGGTGATAGGCATACAGGTAATACTCCAAACAGCAGCAGTGGTGAGACGCCTACCCAGGCAGGGCAACACGAGGCAAATGGGCACAACACAGAAACAATCTCTGACAACAGTAATGGTTCTCCAGGGGTTCCAGATGCAGCTTGGGTTTCCGATAAATAA